The Helianthus annuus cultivar XRQ/B chromosome 16, HanXRQr2.0-SUNRISE, whole genome shotgun sequence genome includes a window with the following:
- the LOC110917116 gene encoding uncharacterized protein LOC110917116, protein MINRSSTGQVFDDGCGNYDRLCSLRSSFHGQVLKNGVEVKLQRNALSILEPPTGHEEDDEYEFDISSSGSDVNEFSTPNEFSKLNNPKVRYASWLPEIYSASLKIESRLPFVKRMLWYSKWLISMWISVTMYIMELLFTLLYCRSIFPWEQSLGRDLGSSNDGVTHNKPNASSYLHLEILIRLIIFCSWYAFKLLLYHL, encoded by the exons ATGATTAACAGATCCTCAACTGGTCAAGTTTTTGATGATGGCTGTGGAAACTATGATCGGCTTTGTTCTCTTCGTTCTTCCTTTCATGGGCAG GTTCTGAAGAATGGAGTTGAAGTGAAGCTGCAAAGGAATGCTTTGAGTATTCTTGAACCACCAACAGGtcatgaagaagatgatgaatacgaATTTGATATTTCAAGCAGTGGCTCGGATGTTAACGAGTTTT CCACCCCTAATGAGTTCAGCAAACTAAACAACCCAAAAGTTCGATATGCAAGCTGGCTTCCTGAAATATACTCCGCGTCTTTGAAGATAGAGTCTCGACTTCCTTTTGTAAAAAGGATGTTGTGGTATTCAAAGTGGTTGATATCCATGTGGATTAGCGTTACGATGTATATAATGGAGTTGTTATTCACACTTCTATATTGCCGGTCCATATTTCCATGGGAACAATCTTTGGGTCGTGATTTAGGTTCTTCAAATGACGGTGTAACTCACAACAAGCCGAACGCTTCAAGCTACCTGCACTTGGAGATTCTGATACGATTGATCATCTTTTGTTCATGGTATGCATTCAAACTCTTGCTCTACCACCTATAA